One Luteolibacter flavescens genomic region harbors:
- the tgt gene encoding tRNA guanosine(34) transglycosylase Tgt, with protein sequence MFQVLARDPSSQARRGRMELAHGTVETPIFMPVGTQGTVKTLHPDELEMLGAQIILGNTYHLWLRPGPETIKEFGGLHKFATWDRPMLTDSGGFQVWSLAKLRKITEEGVRFQNHLDGSKMMLTPELSMEIQAALGSDIAMLFDECPPYPCERIYAEKSLGLTTRWAKRCKHWIETNRPTSGTGIQRHFGIVQGSIWADLREKSARELVDLDFDGYAIGGVSVGEPEEEMMRAVEHSVPFLPEDKPRYAMGLGTPPQILEMIGRGVDMFDCVMPTRVARHGQAFTLDGPIHIKNLAYERDPRPLCESAHPHVARFSRAYIRHVFRAGEILALRLLSFHNLHFFLRLAANAREAISEGKFLEFKESFIRRYTQSKSE encoded by the coding sequence ATGTTTCAGGTTCTCGCGCGCGATCCCTCCAGCCAGGCCCGGCGTGGCCGCATGGAATTGGCCCACGGCACGGTGGAGACACCGATTTTCATGCCCGTGGGCACCCAGGGCACGGTGAAAACCCTGCATCCGGACGAGCTGGAGATGCTCGGAGCCCAGATCATTCTAGGAAATACCTACCACCTGTGGCTGCGGCCCGGGCCGGAAACGATCAAGGAATTCGGCGGTCTGCACAAGTTCGCTACTTGGGATCGCCCGATGCTGACGGATTCCGGCGGATTCCAGGTCTGGTCGCTGGCCAAGCTGCGCAAGATCACCGAGGAGGGCGTGCGCTTCCAGAATCACCTCGACGGGTCGAAGATGATGCTCACCCCGGAGCTGAGCATGGAGATCCAGGCCGCGCTCGGCTCGGACATTGCCATGCTATTCGACGAGTGCCCCCCCTACCCCTGCGAGCGGATCTACGCCGAGAAATCGCTCGGCCTGACCACCCGCTGGGCAAAGCGCTGCAAGCACTGGATCGAGACGAACCGCCCCACCAGCGGCACCGGCATCCAGCGCCACTTCGGCATCGTGCAGGGCTCCATCTGGGCCGACCTACGAGAGAAATCCGCCCGCGAACTGGTCGATCTCGACTTTGACGGCTACGCGATCGGCGGTGTCTCCGTCGGCGAGCCCGAGGAGGAAATGATGCGCGCCGTGGAGCACAGCGTCCCCTTCCTGCCGGAGGACAAGCCCCGCTACGCCATGGGTCTCGGCACGCCGCCGCAGATCCTGGAGATGATCGGCCGGGGCGTGGATATGTTTGACTGTGTGATGCCTACCCGGGTCGCTCGCCATGGCCAGGCCTTCACCCTCGACGGGCCGATCCATATCAAAAACCTCGCCTACGAGCGGGATCCGCGCCCCCTTTGCGAGAGCGCCCACCCGCACGTCGCGAGGTTCTCGCGGGCCTACATCCGACACGTTTTCCGTGCCGGGGAAATCCTAGCTTTGCGGTTGCTTTCCTTCCACAACCTGCATTTCTTCCTCCGCCTTGCCGCCAACGCGCGGGAAGCCATCAGCGAAGGCAAATTCCTTGAATTCAAGGAGTCCTTCATCCGCCGCTACACCCAGTCGAAATCCGAATGA
- the yajC gene encoding preprotein translocase subunit YajC: MLSLVTLLAQATAGQSQGGLFARPEIMMVLMVVMFYFLLIRPQQRQRKELQKRIDALQKGDEVVTTAGIHAIVHNIKDRTVVLKVADGVMMEFDKPAVATVIKKEASTTA, translated from the coding sequence ATGCTTTCTCTTGTCACGCTGCTTGCCCAGGCAACCGCCGGCCAATCCCAAGGCGGTCTGTTTGCCCGGCCGGAAATCATGATGGTCCTGATGGTCGTCATGTTCTATTTCCTGCTGATCCGTCCCCAGCAGCGCCAGCGTAAGGAACTCCAGAAGCGGATCGACGCCCTGCAAAAGGGCGACGAGGTGGTCACCACCGCTGGCATCCACGCCATCGTCCATAACATCAAGGACCGCACTGTCGTCCTCAAGGTCGCTGACGGCGTGATGATGGAATTCGACAAGCCCGCAGTGGCCACGGTCATCAAGAAGGAAGCTTCCACGACCGCCTGA